One stretch of Gaiella occulta DNA includes these proteins:
- the tsaD gene encoding tRNA (adenosine(37)-N6)-threonylcarbamoyltransferase complex transferase subunit TsaD, which yields MILGIETSCDETAAALVGGDGTVLSSIVASQASLHARYGGVVPEVASRRHLELIGPVIREALETAGAGLDDVDRVAVTRGPGLVGALLVGLSAAKALAWARRLPLVPVDHLHGHVASLYLGDAQVEPPFVCLLASGGHTLLLDVGERGSFRRLGSTLDDAAGEAFDKGARLLGLGYPGGAEIDRLAREGDPEAYTFPVARVAGLDFSFSGLKTALLYAVRGLDADELERRRADLAASYQRAIVRALAGRLREAAARSRAGRIAVVGGVAANSELRGALPDAAFAPLALCTDNAAMIASAARYADPIPYPDYLALDAYASAA from the coding sequence GTGATCCTCGGGATCGAGACCTCCTGCGACGAGACCGCCGCCGCCCTCGTCGGCGGCGACGGGACGGTGCTGTCGTCCATCGTCGCCTCCCAGGCGTCGCTCCACGCCCGCTACGGCGGCGTCGTGCCGGAGGTCGCGTCGCGGCGCCACCTCGAGCTCATCGGCCCGGTGATTCGCGAGGCGCTCGAGACGGCCGGCGCCGGCCTCGACGATGTCGACCGCGTCGCCGTCACGCGCGGCCCGGGGCTCGTCGGCGCGCTCCTCGTCGGCCTCTCGGCCGCCAAGGCGCTCGCGTGGGCACGCCGGCTGCCCCTCGTGCCGGTCGACCACCTGCACGGCCATGTCGCGTCGCTCTACCTCGGCGACGCGCAGGTGGAGCCCCCCTTCGTGTGCCTGCTCGCGAGCGGCGGGCACACGCTCCTGCTCGACGTGGGCGAGCGGGGCTCGTTCCGCCGTCTCGGCTCGACGCTCGACGACGCCGCGGGCGAGGCGTTCGACAAGGGCGCGCGCCTGCTCGGGCTCGGCTATCCGGGCGGCGCCGAGATCGACCGTCTCGCGCGCGAGGGCGATCCGGAGGCGTACACGTTCCCGGTCGCACGGGTCGCCGGCCTCGACTTCTCCTTCTCGGGCCTCAAGACGGCGCTGCTGTACGCCGTGCGCGGCCTCGACGCGGACGAGCTCGAGCGGCGCCGCGCCGATCTCGCCGCCTCGTACCAGCGGGCGATCGTGCGCGCGCTCGCCGGTCGCCTGCGCGAGGCCGCCGCACGGTCTCGGGCCGGGCGCATCGCCGTCGTCGGCGGCGTCGCCGCCAACTCCGAGCTGCGCGGCGCGCTTCCCGACGCGGCATTCGCGCCGCTCGCGCTCTGCACCGACAACGCGGCCATGATCGCGTCGGCGGCACGCTACGCCGATCCGATTCCCTACCCCGACTACCTCGCGCTCGATGCGTACGCCTCGGCGGCCTGA
- a CDS encoding S8 family serine peptidase, with translation MRTPRRPEISLLLLACALAGVLALAGGAGADERAPAAGAAGWQSLLGDRPAPQLGGRWIVVLDKPSLAARVRAAGGLASEEQQRAWSVAAGRAQRAVIARLASRGAPIDPEHVYLRVLNGFAASLDPRSLSVVEKDRDVAGVYPVRAAVPADTRTGLAGEAFGPLSGRRPEVGIPGFDGSGVTVALLDTGVDLAHPYLRGRLLPGIDVLDPFGDASARQNPTVQGRPERHGTEVAGLVVGSRGPAGLHGVAPGASLLPIRVAGWQPDAAGGVSVYGRTDQLLAGLEAAVDPNGDGDAHDAVRIALFGVSEPFAAFADGPLARAVDGAAALDTLVVAPAGNDGPAGPVYGSLGGPGGASSALTVGSTDTRRRSPTAHVLLRAGLRVLVSGDQPLGGAIAPASSLDAQVRALPRAAAAVAGGPSGLAHLFDRAGYARVAGTAVLLPRGTSSPEAVREVVGAGARAVLVDGPLPAGSFGSDAPADVPILGLSAGVAGAVRAALERRIPVSVAFGASAFDPNAAVGEPAPFTSAGLAFDGTPKPELTAAGVGLATADPGRDEDGSARFGAISGTSASAALVAGAAAVLAQARPDLDAGGLKQALVASARRVRGSSAGPAVVDPAAAAAAELVADPPTVGLGVALAANADVGRTIALRNVSRRPLEIAIDTEASDAADIDVLALPRTMRLRPGGRAEIALSARVPLLPRAPAALDGVLRIRVKNGTSVRVPWSVAVPVVGSDLIGAASLSSRTFTPSDADPAVLTVLAGRLDGNAARPQLQPVARLELDLYRGGRRLGTLARVLDLLPGRYAFGITGRGPNGRRLRKGDYELRVVAASVDGRDASVRVLPFTIA, from the coding sequence ATGCGTACGCCTCGGCGGCCTGAGATCTCGCTTCTCCTGCTCGCCTGCGCGCTTGCCGGCGTGCTCGCGCTCGCCGGCGGCGCGGGAGCGGACGAGCGCGCGCCCGCCGCCGGGGCGGCCGGATGGCAGAGCCTGCTCGGCGACCGGCCGGCGCCCCAGCTCGGCGGCCGCTGGATCGTCGTGCTCGACAAGCCCTCGCTCGCCGCCCGTGTGCGCGCGGCCGGCGGCCTCGCCTCCGAGGAGCAGCAGCGCGCCTGGTCGGTCGCCGCCGGCAGGGCGCAGCGCGCCGTCATCGCGCGGCTCGCCTCCAGGGGCGCTCCCATCGACCCCGAGCACGTCTACCTCCGCGTCCTCAACGGCTTCGCCGCCTCTCTCGACCCGCGCTCGCTCTCCGTCGTCGAGAAGGACCGCGATGTCGCCGGCGTCTATCCCGTGCGCGCTGCCGTGCCGGCCGACACGCGCACCGGTCTCGCGGGCGAGGCGTTCGGGCCGCTGAGCGGCCGGCGGCCGGAGGTCGGCATCCCCGGCTTCGACGGCTCCGGTGTCACGGTCGCGCTGCTCGATACCGGTGTCGACCTGGCGCATCCGTACCTCCGCGGCAGGCTGCTACCCGGCATCGACGTGCTCGACCCGTTCGGCGACGCGAGCGCGCGGCAGAACCCGACCGTCCAGGGCCGGCCAGAGCGGCACGGCACCGAAGTCGCGGGACTCGTCGTCGGCTCGCGCGGCCCGGCCGGGCTCCACGGCGTCGCCCCGGGAGCGTCGCTGCTGCCGATCCGTGTCGCCGGCTGGCAGCCCGACGCCGCCGGCGGCGTCTCGGTCTACGGCCGCACCGACCAGCTTCTCGCCGGGCTCGAGGCGGCGGTCGACCCCAACGGGGACGGCGACGCCCACGACGCCGTGCGGATCGCGCTGTTCGGCGTCTCGGAGCCGTTCGCCGCCTTCGCCGACGGACCGCTCGCGCGCGCCGTCGACGGGGCGGCCGCCCTCGACACCCTCGTCGTCGCGCCGGCCGGGAACGACGGCCCGGCCGGGCCCGTGTACGGGAGCCTGGGCGGGCCGGGCGGGGCGTCGTCGGCCCTCACCGTGGGCTCCACCGACACCCGCCGCCGCAGCCCGACGGCTCATGTGCTGCTCCGCGCCGGGCTGCGCGTGCTCGTCTCGGGCGATCAGCCGCTCGGCGGCGCGATCGCGCCCGCGTCGTCGCTCGATGCCCAGGTGCGGGCGCTCCCCCGGGCCGCGGCCGCCGTCGCCGGAGGCCCGAGCGGCCTCGCCCACCTCTTCGACCGTGCCGGCTACGCCCGCGTCGCCGGCACGGCCGTACTGCTGCCGCGGGGCACGTCCTCCCCCGAGGCCGTGCGCGAGGTCGTGGGCGCGGGCGCGCGCGCCGTGCTCGTCGACGGCCCGCTCCCGGCCGGCTCGTTCGGCAGCGACGCGCCGGCGGATGTCCCGATCCTCGGCCTCAGCGCCGGCGTCGCCGGCGCCGTACGTGCGGCGCTCGAGCGCCGCATCCCCGTCTCGGTGGCCTTCGGCGCCTCGGCGTTCGACCCCAATGCGGCGGTGGGGGAGCCCGCACCGTTCACCTCGGCGGGGCTCGCGTTCGACGGCACGCCCAAGCCCGAGCTCACCGCTGCGGGCGTCGGCCTCGCCACGGCCGATCCCGGGCGCGACGAGGACGGCAGCGCGCGCTTCGGCGCCATCAGCGGCACGAGCGCGTCGGCCGCGCTCGTCGCGGGTGCCGCCGCGGTGCTGGCGCAGGCACGGCCGGACCTCGACGCGGGCGGCCTCAAGCAAGCGCTCGTCGCGAGCGCCAGGCGCGTCCGCGGCAGCAGCGCCGGGCCCGCCGTGGTCGACCCCGCCGCAGCCGCCGCCGCCGAGCTCGTCGCCGACCCGCCGACCGTCGGCCTCGGCGTCGCCCTCGCCGCGAACGCCGACGTGGGGAGGACGATCGCGCTTCGCAACGTCTCGCGGCGGCCGCTCGAGATCGCGATCGACACGGAGGCCTCCGACGCGGCCGACATCGACGTGCTCGCGCTCCCGCGCACGATGCGGCTTCGCCCGGGGGGCCGTGCGGAGATCGCGCTCTCGGCGCGGGTGCCGCTGCTCCCGCGCGCTCCCGCAGCGCTCGACGGCGTCCTGCGCATCCGCGTGAAGAACGGCACCAGCGTGCGCGTGCCCTGGTCGGTCGCGGTGCCGGTCGTCGGCAGCGACCTGATCGGCGCAGCGTCGCTGTCGAGCCGCACGTTCACGCCCTCCGATGCCGACCCCGCCGTCCTCACCGTGCTCGCCGGGCGACTCGACGGCAACGCCGCGCGCCCGCAGCTGCAGCCCGTCGCCCGGCTCGAGCTCGATCTCTACCGCGGCGGCAGGCGCCTCGGCACGCTCGCACGCGTGCTCGACCTCCTGCCCGGCCGCTACGCGTTCGGCATCACCGGCAGGGGGCCGAACGGGCGCAGGCTGCGGAAGGGCGACTACGAGCTGCGCGTCGTGGCCGCCTCGGTCGACGGCCGCGACGCGAGCGTCCGCGTGCTCCCGTTCACGATCGCATGA
- a CDS encoding Glu/Leu/Phe/Val family dehydrogenase yields MSSTQAPATHLRENPFELAQSQLRRVGETFAVDPNLIRVLSHCKKGVEVSVPVQMDDGSVSVFQGYRVVHNMTRGPAKGGIRYHPAVTQDEVKALAMWMTWKCALMGLPFGGAKGGVICDPKELSLGEKERLTRRYTSEIINEIGPEKDIPAPDVGTDAQVMAWIFDTYSMNVGHSVLGVVTGKPLSVGGSVGRDGATARGSLYCIRTALQKQGGRLHDTRVAVQGFGNVGSNLARLLAEEGVRVIAVSDSKGGIHNPYGIDVPAAIAYKAEHGALGGFPGADEITNDELIELDCDVLVPCALEQVITSENADRVRARMICEGANGPTTPAADDILEDRGILVLPDVLSNAGGVVVSYFEWVQGLQEYFWKEYEVNAKLNDIVVRAFEETWSTKERYATSMRTAAYGIAVQRVAEATTIRGLYP; encoded by the coding sequence ATGAGCTCCACCCAGGCTCCGGCCACCCATCTGCGCGAGAACCCGTTCGAGCTCGCCCAGTCGCAGCTCCGGCGCGTCGGCGAGACGTTCGCCGTCGACCCGAACCTGATCCGCGTCCTCTCGCACTGCAAGAAGGGCGTCGAGGTGTCGGTGCCCGTGCAGATGGACGACGGCAGCGTCAGCGTCTTCCAGGGGTATCGCGTCGTCCACAACATGACGCGCGGGCCGGCCAAGGGAGGCATCCGCTACCACCCGGCCGTCACCCAGGACGAGGTGAAGGCGCTCGCCATGTGGATGACGTGGAAGTGCGCGCTGATGGGGCTGCCGTTCGGCGGCGCCAAGGGCGGCGTGATCTGCGACCCGAAGGAGCTCTCACTCGGCGAGAAGGAGCGGCTCACGCGCCGCTACACGAGCGAGATCATCAACGAGATCGGCCCCGAGAAGGACATCCCGGCACCCGACGTCGGCACCGACGCGCAGGTGATGGCCTGGATCTTCGACACCTACTCGATGAACGTCGGGCACTCCGTGCTCGGCGTCGTCACCGGCAAGCCGCTCTCCGTCGGCGGCTCCGTCGGACGCGACGGCGCCACCGCGCGCGGCTCCCTCTACTGCATCCGCACCGCCTTGCAGAAGCAGGGAGGCCGGCTGCACGACACGCGCGTCGCCGTCCAGGGCTTCGGCAACGTCGGCTCGAACCTCGCGCGGCTGCTGGCGGAGGAGGGCGTGCGCGTGATCGCGGTGTCCGACTCGAAGGGCGGCATCCACAACCCCTACGGGATCGACGTCCCCGCCGCGATCGCCTACAAGGCGGAGCACGGGGCGCTCGGCGGCTTCCCCGGGGCGGACGAGATCACCAACGACGAGCTGATCGAGCTCGACTGCGACGTGCTCGTCCCGTGCGCGCTCGAGCAGGTGATCACCTCCGAGAACGCCGACCGCGTGAGGGCGCGCATGATCTGCGAGGGCGCGAACGGCCCGACCACGCCCGCGGCCGACGACATCCTCGAGGACCGCGGGATCCTCGTGCTCCCGGACGTGCTCTCGAACGCCGGCGGCGTCGTCGTCTCCTACTTCGAATGGGTGCAGGGCCTGCAGGAGTACTTCTGGAAGGAGTACGAGGTCAACGCCAAGCTCAACGACATCGTCGTACGCGCCTTCGAGGAGACCTGGTCGACGAAGGAGCGCTACGCGACGAGCATGCGCACGGCCGCCTACGGGATCGCGGTGCAGCGGGTCGCCGAGGCGACCACGATCCGCGGCCTCTATCCCTGA
- a CDS encoding glutaredoxin family protein yields MPAHRVVVYHAQGCHLCERAIEVVEEARAELGFDLELVDIGGDGALERDYRELLPVVEIDGRRAFTYFVPPGALRDRLG; encoded by the coding sequence GTGCCCGCGCACCGCGTCGTCGTCTACCACGCACAGGGCTGCCATCTCTGCGAGCGCGCGATCGAGGTCGTCGAGGAGGCCCGTGCCGAGCTCGGCTTCGACCTCGAGCTGGTCGACATCGGCGGCGACGGCGCGCTCGAGCGCGACTACCGCGAGCTGCTCCCCGTCGTCGAGATCGACGGGCGCCGCGCGTTCACGTACTTCGTCCCGCCCGGCGCGCTGCGCGACCGCCTCGGCTGA
- a CDS encoding redox-sensing transcriptional repressor Rex translates to MAARLSRYLQVLTQAKKMGKERISSQEIADYTNINATQIRRDLSGFGKFGKRGVGYNIDSLLGEIRKILRTQGQHNIALIGAGRLGEAIASSPIFAEHGITIAAVFDNDPAKLGRKIGGVPISSLGELDEIARERNIIVGVLAVPADAAQGAADALVAAGVKIVFNYSQALLDTPSDVQVHTSNPAVELLYALYFHLT, encoded by the coding sequence GTGGCGGCGCGGCTGAGCCGCTACCTCCAGGTGCTGACGCAGGCGAAGAAGATGGGCAAGGAGCGCATCTCCTCGCAGGAGATCGCCGACTACACGAACATCAACGCCACCCAGATCCGCCGCGACCTCTCCGGCTTCGGCAAGTTCGGCAAGCGGGGCGTCGGCTACAACATCGACTCGCTGCTCGGCGAGATCCGCAAGATCCTGCGCACGCAGGGCCAGCACAACATCGCGCTCATCGGCGCCGGCCGCCTCGGCGAGGCGATCGCCAGCTCGCCGATCTTCGCCGAGCACGGCATCACGATCGCCGCCGTCTTCGACAACGACCCGGCCAAGCTGGGCCGCAAGATCGGTGGCGTGCCGATCAGCTCGCTCGGCGAGCTCGACGAGATCGCGAGGGAGCGCAACATCATCGTCGGCGTGCTCGCCGTCCCGGCGGACGCCGCGCAGGGCGCCGCCGACGCGCTCGTCGCCGCCGGCGTCAAGATCGTCTTCAACTACTCGCAGGCGCTGCTCGACACGCCCTCCGACGTGCAGGTGCACACGTCGAACCCGGCGGTCGAGCTGCTCTACGCCCTCTACTTCCACCTCACCTGA
- a CDS encoding type ISP restriction/modification enzyme, producing MQSPFRTAVDLFADRLTRNFGAADAVPAQPEDQLKAPVVELVEAVGSLMSLAAVARTEATAGHPGVRPDVGVSVDQLLIGHIELKAPGKGARGRSFTDQHDREQFKRFADHPNLVYTDGNEWALYRLGEVVGRIVRASGEVTSDGAGAYTDAECIALEGLLRDFLGWQPVVPRSPAALAQALAPLTRLLREAVVESLGEPTSSLSRLAGEWRSIFFPDADDAQFADAYAQTVTYALLLARVEGETELRAHAADRLDARHDLLAQVLRVLAQPAARAEVEVPVSLLERSIAAVDPGELARRARGKDVWLYFYEDFLAAYDPRLRKQSGVYYTPVEVVEAQVTLVAELLRERFDLELGFAEPDVVVLDPAVGTGTYLLAALADGVETAERVLGPAARAERTSTMARNLNGFEILVGAYAVAQLRLAQQVLANEGEIPATGLPVLLTDTLESPFTAPPHLAAAPLFEKRLAEENERARRIKADTTVLVCLGNPPYYRQVIDTEDAGDVDRQGGWVRFGDEGSTPILRDFLRDAPPVHAKNLYNLYVYFWRWALWKVFETGGRRGIVTFITASSYLRGPGFAGMRRHMREMFEELWILDLGGEGRGARRSENVFAIQTPVAIAIGYRTEEARTKEPARVRYARVDGTREEKLAALARISSVDDVDWRECMEGWTQPLLPRGEGDFFSWPLLTDIFPWQHSGAQFKRTWPIAPDPGSLGRRWQALLGTEKNKRNLPFRESRDRRVDREYPALADPKAKLTPIAKLGTDADTPTIARYAYRSFDRQHCLADGRVGDFLRPVLWQVLSSRQFFLTSLLSGLVDEGPAVTVTHLLPDLHHFRGSFGGKDVIALWRDAACTIPNVTAGLLASVGEQVGRTLAPEDLLAYVYALLAAPSYTTRFREELEIPGPRVPITSDAGLFERAVALGRRLVWLHTFGERFVPPGERARRVPQGVARYEKPIPATADGYPVAHSYDAATRELHVGDGVFAPVSPEVRSFSVSGLDVVGSWLGYRMRGGAGRRSSTLDEIRPSVWPEAFTKELLELLWVLEHTVALGPELDAILDAIVAGPTIPADALPQPTETERKPPPA from the coding sequence ATGCAATCGCCCTTCCGTACGGCGGTGGACCTGTTCGCGGATCGCCTGACGAGAAACTTCGGCGCCGCGGACGCCGTCCCGGCACAGCCCGAGGATCAGCTGAAGGCGCCGGTCGTCGAGCTCGTCGAAGCAGTCGGGAGCCTGATGTCCCTGGCAGCGGTAGCCCGCACGGAGGCGACCGCCGGCCACCCGGGTGTCCGTCCCGACGTCGGCGTCTCCGTGGACCAGCTCCTGATCGGCCATATCGAGCTCAAGGCCCCGGGAAAGGGAGCACGAGGGCGCTCGTTCACCGATCAGCACGACCGCGAGCAGTTCAAGCGGTTCGCAGATCACCCCAATCTCGTCTACACGGACGGGAACGAGTGGGCGCTCTACCGACTGGGCGAGGTGGTCGGCCGCATCGTGCGGGCGTCGGGCGAGGTCACCTCCGACGGGGCCGGGGCGTACACCGATGCCGAGTGCATCGCTCTCGAGGGGCTCCTGCGCGACTTCCTGGGCTGGCAGCCTGTCGTGCCGCGGTCGCCCGCCGCGCTCGCGCAGGCGCTCGCGCCGCTGACCCGGCTTCTGCGCGAGGCGGTCGTGGAGTCGTTGGGCGAGCCGACGTCGAGCCTCAGCCGGCTCGCCGGGGAGTGGCGCTCGATCTTCTTCCCGGATGCCGACGACGCGCAGTTCGCCGACGCCTACGCCCAGACAGTCACATACGCGCTGCTGCTCGCCCGCGTCGAGGGTGAGACGGAACTGCGGGCACATGCCGCCGACCGCCTCGACGCTCGCCACGATCTGCTCGCCCAGGTCCTGCGCGTGCTCGCACAGCCGGCTGCCCGGGCGGAGGTCGAGGTGCCGGTCTCTCTGCTCGAGCGCTCGATCGCGGCCGTCGATCCCGGCGAGTTGGCGCGACGCGCCCGCGGCAAGGACGTGTGGCTCTACTTCTACGAGGACTTCCTCGCCGCCTACGACCCAAGGCTGCGCAAGCAGAGTGGCGTCTACTACACGCCGGTCGAGGTCGTCGAAGCACAGGTCACGCTCGTTGCCGAGCTCCTGCGCGAACGCTTCGACCTCGAGCTCGGCTTCGCGGAGCCGGACGTCGTCGTGCTCGACCCGGCGGTGGGGACCGGCACGTATCTGCTTGCCGCGCTGGCGGACGGCGTGGAGACGGCGGAGCGAGTGCTCGGGCCGGCGGCCCGCGCCGAGCGAACGTCGACGATGGCGCGAAACCTCAACGGCTTCGAGATTCTCGTCGGCGCCTACGCCGTCGCCCAGTTGCGCCTGGCTCAGCAGGTGCTCGCGAACGAGGGCGAGATCCCGGCTACCGGGCTGCCCGTGCTGCTCACCGATACGCTCGAGTCGCCGTTCACCGCCCCTCCGCATCTCGCTGCCGCTCCCCTGTTCGAGAAACGGCTGGCGGAGGAGAACGAGCGCGCCCGCCGGATCAAAGCCGATACGACGGTACTCGTCTGCCTCGGCAACCCGCCCTACTACCGGCAGGTGATCGACACCGAGGACGCCGGCGACGTCGACCGCCAGGGCGGCTGGGTGCGATTCGGCGACGAAGGCTCGACCCCGATCCTGCGCGACTTCCTCCGTGACGCACCGCCCGTGCACGCGAAGAACCTCTACAACCTCTACGTCTATTTCTGGCGTTGGGCGCTCTGGAAGGTCTTCGAGACCGGCGGACGGCGCGGCATCGTCACGTTCATCACCGCATCGAGCTACCTCCGCGGTCCCGGCTTCGCCGGCATGCGCCGCCACATGCGCGAGATGTTCGAGGAGCTCTGGATCCTCGACCTCGGCGGCGAGGGTCGCGGAGCGCGGCGCAGCGAGAACGTCTTCGCGATCCAGACGCCGGTGGCGATCGCGATCGGCTACCGCACGGAGGAGGCGCGGACAAAGGAGCCCGCGCGCGTCCGCTACGCCCGCGTCGACGGCACCCGCGAGGAGAAGCTGGCGGCGCTCGCGCGGATCTCCTCGGTGGACGACGTCGACTGGCGCGAGTGCATGGAGGGGTGGACGCAGCCGCTGCTCCCACGGGGCGAGGGTGACTTCTTCTCGTGGCCGCTTCTGACCGACATATTCCCGTGGCAACACTCGGGAGCGCAGTTCAAGCGCACGTGGCCGATCGCACCGGATCCTGGGTCGCTTGGCCGGCGATGGCAGGCCCTACTGGGAACGGAGAAGAACAAACGCAATCTTCCGTTTCGCGAGTCGCGCGATCGGCGTGTCGACCGCGAATACCCTGCCCTCGCCGACCCCAAGGCAAAGCTCACTCCGATCGCGAAACTGGGCACCGACGCGGACACCCCCACGATCGCGCGCTATGCGTACCGATCCTTTGACCGCCAGCACTGCCTCGCGGACGGCCGCGTCGGAGACTTCCTCCGGCCGGTTCTCTGGCAGGTGCTGTCGTCGCGGCAGTTCTTCCTCACGAGCCTCCTGAGCGGACTTGTCGATGAAGGACCCGCGGTCACGGTGACACACCTCTTGCCCGACCTCCACCATTTCCGGGGCTCGTTCGGGGGAAAGGACGTCATCGCATTGTGGCGGGACGCAGCGTGCACGATACCGAACGTGACTGCCGGGCTGCTGGCATCCGTCGGCGAGCAAGTAGGGCGCACGCTCGCGCCGGAGGATCTCCTCGCCTACGTCTACGCCCTCCTCGCAGCGCCGTCATACACGACGCGCTTCCGCGAGGAGCTCGAGATCCCCGGGCCGCGCGTGCCGATCACGAGTGACGCCGGGCTCTTCGAGAGGGCCGTCGCGCTCGGACGCCGGCTCGTCTGGCTGCACACCTTCGGCGAGCGCTTCGTGCCTCCCGGTGAGCGTGCGCGCCGCGTGCCGCAGGGCGTGGCCCGCTACGAGAAGCCGATCCCGGCCACGGCCGACGGCTACCCGGTCGCGCACTCCTACGACGCGGCCACACGCGAGCTCCACGTGGGCGACGGGGTGTTCGCCCCCGTCTCGCCCGAGGTGCGCTCCTTCTCGGTCTCGGGCCTCGACGTCGTCGGCTCCTGGCTCGGCTACAGGATGCGCGGCGGCGCCGGCCGCCGGTCGTCGACCCTCGACGAGATCCGCCCGAGCGTCTGGCCCGAGGCGTTCACCAAGGAGCTGCTCGAGCTGCTCTGGGTGCTGGAGCACACCGTCGCCCTCGGCCCGGAGCTCGACGCGATCCTCGACGCGATCGTCGCCGGCCCGACGATCCCTGCCGACGCGCTCCCGCAGCCGACCGAGACGGAACGCAAGCCGCCCCCGGCGTGA